The following DNA comes from Candidatus Methylacidiphilum fumarolicum.
GGAAGCATCTTCTGAAACTGTTAAAGGCCAAATCAATATATTACCCGGCAGTCATCTGTCAGCTGCAGATATCGAAGAAATTAAGGAAATGGTAGAAGACTTTGGGCTCAGAGCTATCATTTTGCCCGATATTTCAGGATCGCTTGATGGGCATGTTCCAGAGGATTTTACCCCTACAACGATTGGAGGGACACCATTAGAAAAGCTTAAAGAAATGGGTAAATCGGAGGTTACCATTGCCATCGGTGAACAGATGCGCGCTGCTGCGATGGCTCTTGAAATCAAAACAGGAGTTCCTTTTTTTATTTTCGAAAGACTCACTGGATTAGCTTCGGTCGATCTTTTTATAGAGAGGCTTTCAATCATTGCTCAAAAACCTGTTCCCAATAAATACCGTCGCCAAAGATCCCAGCTTGTCGATGCCATGCTCGATTGCCAATTTTATTTTGGAGGACTTTCAATTGCCCTCGGTGCTGAGCCTGACCTGTTGTGGGCTATTGGGAATTTCCTTGTCGAAATGGGAGCAAAAATTACCGTGGCAATTACCACCACAGAATCCGTCCTTCTTCCCAATATGCCCTGTGATACAGTCACCATAGGCGATCTGGAAGACTTAGAAACCATGGCGAAAGGTACAGATCTCATTCTTACCCATTCCCACGGTCGGGGTGCCTCCCGAAGACTGGGAATTCCCCTCTACCGAATAGGTCTTCCCATGTTCGATAGAGTGGGAGCAGCTCACCGCTTGAGCGTTGGATACCGAGGAAGTCGCAACATCCTTTTTGAAATAACTAACTTGCTTATCGAACAGGAAGAAAAAAAAGAAGAAGAGAAAGAACGAACCCATTTTTATACCTCCCTTTCTGGATGAATTATGAAAGTTGCATTTGCTACACAGGATTTGAATCGAGTAGATGCTCATTTTGGGTGGGCAAAAAATATCGCTATCTATGAAGTCTCCCAGGATGGGTATCAACACCTACAAACGGTTAGCTTTGATGGAGAACTAAAAGAGGATGGGAATGAGGACAAATTAGAACCCAAGTTGGAAGCCATAAAAGATTGTTCCATCCTCTATGTCGCAGCCATTGGTGGATCAGGGGCTGCTAGGGTAGTAGCTAAAGGGATCCATCCTATAAAGTCTAACAACTGCGAACCAATTAAAGATATTCTTGTCAAACTCCAGCAGATTCTAAATGGGACACCACCCCCTTGGCTCAGAAAAGCTATGAACAAGGGAAGAGAGAAAATTGTGAATTTCGAGGAGGAATAGTGTGATGAAACTTAAGGAAGAAAAAATAGACGCAGAGCTTATCAAAGAATTTCTCACAGAACTTGTCAATCAATTACGTGCTCAGGATACGTATGGAAATTGGGAGGGAAAAAAAAATGAGGAACTTCTGAAGGATTATATTATTGATGCTCAGAAAAGAAAGGAAATTCCCATTATTGGGGATCCCGATCCTGACATTCTATGGCGGATAGAACTATTTTTCAATGCCGTCGCCTTAACAATTGAAAAAAAGACGGGTGTTCTTGTGGTGCCGATGATGAGCATGCATCATGAAGGCTTTGGAAGGGTGGTTCTTTTTGGAGGAAGGCTGGTTGTTATCAATAAAACATTGCGTGATGTACACCGATTCGGTTATCCCTCTTTAGAAAAACTGGGAGAAACAGGAGCAAAATACGCTACCCTTGGTATTGAAATGATTTCACGTTTTCCAGAGGCTGCAAGATTCGAAGGATAATATTGCCTTTTTCCCAGTATAAAGCTTTGGAGTAATGAATAGGTATTGCCATTGCGATGCCGATCTAGTCATAAACAGGCATGGCAAACCTATATTCGCCGAAGAAGTTTGACGCGCTAATCGGTCGGAGCCTAAGCTGGCAGTTGCAAAAGGCAGCAGCAAAGGGAGTCGCCCACCAAACGGACTTGAGCAAACCGGTGACTGAACGGCTGGGGGATCGAAGCAAGCGGACTAAACTCCAAGAGGAAGAATTCCCTTACCTCTGATGGAGCTTGGGGGAACGGGAGTGATTTCCAGGCGCATGGCAGAAGGCTAAGCTAGCCCCAAGCGGATTGCAGGCAAGAATGTGGGAGCTAGCCCTCAAAGACGGCTAGGAAGCGATCGAAAAGTGGGTGTTAGCCTCCTTTTCGATGATCAACCCAAAGATCCAGCGCCGTCTGAGATGGGCAGAAGAATCAAAGCGGGTTGCTTTCTTGATATTCCACTCTGTGCAGCGGCTTGTTTCTGTATTACGAAAAAGAGAGCCGTTAGCTTCTAAATTTCACATGACGAAAGCAAGGCAAGCTACCATCCCTTTTTAGCTTGTGAAAGGACTTGCAGAAGGGCAATCGTAAAGCAGCGAAGAGTAAAACTGCGTCAGTCGATTGGATGGGAGGAATGGAGGTACCAGACTTTTAAAGAGAAGGGGAGATAGTTTTAACACATAGAACAGGTTTTGATCGTTTCGACCATTCTCTATATAAATAAAATGGAGAAAAAAATTTTATCTTAATTCAAGGATACCTTTATTAACAAATTAACAAGAGAACACTGTATCATCCTATGCTCACAAAAAAGTAACGATAACAAAATTCTTATAGCCTTTTGCTTGAATTCTTGGGATCTGATGTCAAAGTCTTTTTAAATCCTTTTTTATGACACCTTCTTTTACATATCACAGACAGGGTGTTTCCCATCCCTGGCATGACGTTTCTCCTGGAATAAATGGGCTGCCTTCTCAATTCAATGCAGTGATTGAAGTCTCAAAAGGTAGTTCCAATAAATATGAATTGGATAAAGAAACTGGGCTTTTACGCTTAGACAGGGTACTTTATTCAGCCGTTTATTATCCGGCCAACTATGGATTTATTCCTCAAACACTGGCAGAAGATAAAGACCCCTTAGATGTTTTGGTTCTTGGGGATGAGCCTGTCTTACCCATGACGTTAGTGCATGCGCGGACAATAGGGCTAATGGTAATGGAAGACCAGGGACAACTGGATCATAAAATAGTTTGTGTGCTCACAAGCGATCCGGAATACAGTCATTTGAACGATATTCATGAGCTTCCCATCCATAAGTTGAGGGTTATCCGACGCTTCTTTGAGGATTACAAGGCATTGGAACATAAAAAGGTGGTAGTAGAAGACTTTCTCCCATCTAAGGAAGCCTTCCCAATTATTGAGGAGTCTTTGCAACGGTATAGAAATTGGAAGATAGAAACTGGAAAATGAAATTAATACTAGCTTAGCCATTTCTAGTAAAAATTTTTTTCTGATCCGATCCAAAAGTTTGTTCAAAAGAGTGTTTCATCCGCTTTCTTTTGACCCTAAAGTTTAGTTTAGGGTTTATATTGTTGCATGAGTCAGAAAACAATCAATAGACCTTTGACCATTGGGAAGGTGGCAAATATGGCTGGGGTTGGAGTGGAAACCATTCGATTTTATGAACGGAAAGGTTTACTACCGAAGCCGGCACGTTCTCTTACGGGTTACCGTCTTTACGATCAAAATGCTTTAAAAACGATAAGCTTTATTAAACGAGCTAAGGAACTAGGTTTATCTTTAAATGAAATCAAAGAACTTCTTTTTTTACCTAAAGAAGGGAGCTGTCAAAGAGTTTTGCAGAAAGTGATGTTGAAAATAGAAGATCTTGAAAAAAGAATAAAAGATCTAAGAAGAATAAAAGAGAGCCTTGAGACTTTAGCAAATAGTTGTCAAAAGAACCGAAACGAAGAGCCTTGTCCAATTCTTTCGGCTTTGGAAGATCATGAAACATAAAGACCCCTAATGAACTGTAAGGTAACCTGTTCCTAAAAACATACTCAATCCGGCGAAAGCATCTCTCCAAGGCTGTTTTTAGGAACTGCAATAAAAACATAGGCAAGCAAAAGGATCAGCTCCTTGCTAACTGGCACAACAGGAAAGATGTCCGACATCTTTTTTAAATGAGAGAGCAGCCAGTTTTATTGCCTCACTCATTGTTAGATAGGGATGGAAGGCATCCACTATGTCTTGTATGGTTAATCCATGTCGGATAGCAAGAACGGCCTCCTGAATAAAATCTCCAGCTGCTGCAGCAAGCACGTGGGCCCCGACAAGTTTTCCTGTGTTTGTTTCGCTGACAAGCTTAATTAATCCCCTAGTATCCAAAGAAATAATAGCCTTTGGAACCTCTTTGACCGGAAAAATCGAAGTAATGACATTCAACCCTTCTTTTTTTGCCTGAGCCTCGGTTAAGCCTACACTTGCGATCTGTGGATCGGTGAAAGTCACTCTTGGTAGAGATGAAAAATCAATGGATCGTTTCGCTCCATTAATAGCATTTTCTGCAGCGATTCCTCCTGTGAAAGCGGATACATAAACAAACTGCGGTAATCCTGCACAATCTCCAGCGGCATAAATGTCTGGATTGGTGGTACGTAGAAATGAATCAACAAGAATTTCTCCACGACTTCCCTTTTTGACTCCAACTTCTTCGAGTCCTAACTCTGCTGTGTTGGGACTACGACCTGTTGTCACTAGAATTTTCTCCACCCGCAATCCGATTTCTTTTTCCCCGTTTTGAATAGAAATAAAACAGCCATTTTCTCCCGTTTTTTCAACATAGCGAACCTGACTGTTTGTAAAAAGTTCAATCCTTTCTTCTTTCAAATATAGGCTAAGTTGCTCTCTTATTTCAGGTTCTTCGCTCATAGCAATGGAGGGTAGGGCCTCGATGATGTGTACCCTAACACCAAAGCGGGCAAACATCTGTCCAAGTTCTAGTCCTATAGCTCCTCCGCCAATTACGGCCAGAGAAGAGGGCAGAGTTTTTACACTTAAGGCCGTGGTGCTATCAAGAAAACCTGTTTCTTTTAACCCAGGAATCGGAGGAATAGATGGAGAGGAACCAGTGGCTAACAGGATTTTTCTTGAAGTATAGGTTTTATTATTAACGATCAGTTGGATGCCAGCCCTCAACCTTGCCTTTCCCTCGATAAGAGAAATATTTGGGTAGACATCCAGAAGATGGATGTATTTTTGCATACGCAACAGGCTGACCAATTTCTCTTTTTGATCGATCAATTCTGCCCAGTCTAAGGGCATATTACACGATCCTAAACCTGCGAACCGAGGGTTCCTTGCCATTGTGTAAACTTCGGCGGCTCGAATAAGGAATTTAGACGGAACGCAGCCCACATTGACACAGGTGCCTCCAATGACCCCAGATTCAACGATCCCAACCTTCGCTCCTAGTTCACTTGCTTTTATCGCAGCAGCGAAGGCAGCAGAACCGCCTCCTACAATCAAAAGGTCATAATCTTTGCTCCTCTCTTCGCTGTCCATTCCTATTGGCATCCGTTCGATGACAGTACCCTGATAGCCTAATGCTTCGATGGTTTGTAGGACTTCCTGCTCGTTCCATTGCTGGGTAGTAACAAGGCTAGCTCTTTTGGAACGCCAATCAGTAATCAGAACTCTTTCAATCCCTTGGAGTTTTTGAAGGGCTCTTTTAAGATGCGTTGCACAATCTTCGCATTTCATCCCTTCAATCTGGAGAAGAACATTGGATTTCACTGTAATAAGCCTCCTTCTGCATATTGCTCTTTTGTAGACAATCTAAGGGTTGGACTATAGTCCAGAGTCAACGGAATTTGTAATGTGGAAATTAAAACAAATTTATAATGCCAAATCCTACAATTTAGCCGACTGAGTGTGTGTTTTATCACAACATTCCTACCAGCTTTTGTACCAATTCTTACACGAGGCTTCTTCTATGAGAACTGAACCAATGATTCTTTAGAATCGATGAAATGGGTTGGCAAGCAACATCAATGAAGGAAAAGACAAAGAAAGGTTGGCTCAATCAAGGAGAAGAATTGGCACAGCTTTTGCTCGAATGCTTTAAAAAAACAATAAAGGAGGTACTCGATGACTGCTGCTTTGACACAAACTCCGAAAGCAAAGAATTTTCAGCGTTTGAAATCCTTGGGACTTTCCGTTACTTCCACTATTCAGCATCAAGGATGCGGTTCGAAGGGAGGCAGCGGAAAATCGAGTTGTGGTTCTGGAGCGGGGGCAGGAGATCTTCCAGAGGAAATTTGGGAAAAAGTAAAAAATCATCCCTGTTATAGCGAAGAAGCGCACCATTATTATGCGCGAATGCATGTGGCTGTGGCACCGGCATGTAATATTCAGTGCAATTATTGTAACAGAAAGTATGACTGTGCGAATGAAAGCCGACCAGGGGTGGTAAGCGAAAGGCTTACCCCAGAAGAAGCAGCTAAGAAGGTTTTGGCTGTTGCCTCTCTCATTCCTCAGATGACTGTTCTTGGGATAGCGGGTCCAGGAGATCCTTTAGCTAATCCGGATAAGACATTTAAAACTTTTGAGCTTGTAGCAAAGAAAGCTCCAGACATAAAGCTTTGTCTCTCAACCAATGGTCTAGCATTACCAGAGTATGTGAAACGAATCAAGGATTTCAATGTGGATCATGTAACCATTACGATCAATATGATAGATCCAGAGGTGGGGGAGAAAATTTATCCCTGGGTGTTTTATAAACATAAAAGGTATAAAGGGAAAGAGGCAGCGAAGATTCTTTCGGAAAGGCAGTTAGAAGGATTAGAGATGCTTACGGCTGAAAAGATCCTTTGCAAGATCAATTCCGTGATGATCCCAGGGATTAACGATGAACACCTAATAGAGGTTAATAAAGCTGTGAAATCTCGTGGAGCTTTTCTCCATAATATCATGCCCCTTATTTCGGCCCCTGAGCATGGAACATACTTTGGGTTGACAGGACAGAGAGGGCCAACAGCACAGGAATT
Coding sequences within:
- the nifN gene encoding nitrogenase iron-molybdenum cofactor biosynthesis protein NifN, yielding MATIIHSKKACSVSPLKMSQPIGGALAFMGINRSMPVLHGSQGCTAFGLVLFVRHFREMIPLQTTAMNEVTTIMGGLENIEQAIVNIYKRAKPALIGICSTGLTETKGDDVESYLKIVRQRHPEVEDCQLVYVSTPDFVGAFQDGWGKAVSKMIEVLVEASSETVKGQINILPGSHLSAADIEEIKEMVEDFGLRAIILPDISGSLDGHVPEDFTPTTIGGTPLEKLKEMGKSEVTIAIGEQMRAAAMALEIKTGVPFFIFERLTGLASVDLFIERLSIIAQKPVPNKYRRQRSQLVDAMLDCQFYFGGLSIALGAEPDLLWAIGNFLVEMGAKITVAITTTESVLLPNMPCDTVTIGDLEDLETMAKGTDLILTHSHGRGASRRLGIPLYRIGLPMFDRVGAAHRLSVGYRGSRNILFEITNLLIEQEEKKEEEKERTHFYTSLSG
- the nifX gene encoding nitrogen fixation protein NifX, with protein sequence MKVAFATQDLNRVDAHFGWAKNIAIYEVSQDGYQHLQTVSFDGELKEDGNEDKLEPKLEAIKDCSILYVAAIGGSGAARVVAKGIHPIKSNNCEPIKDILVKLQQILNGTPPPWLRKAMNKGREKIVNFEEE
- a CDS encoding NifX-associated nitrogen fixation protein encodes the protein MKLKEEKIDAELIKEFLTELVNQLRAQDTYGNWEGKKNEELLKDYIIDAQKRKEIPIIGDPDPDILWRIELFFNAVALTIEKKTGVLVVPMMSMHHEGFGRVVLFGGRLVVINKTLRDVHRFGYPSLEKLGETGAKYATLGIEMISRFPEAARFEG
- a CDS encoding inorganic diphosphatase, which produces MTPSFTYHRQGVSHPWHDVSPGINGLPSQFNAVIEVSKGSSNKYELDKETGLLRLDRVLYSAVYYPANYGFIPQTLAEDKDPLDVLVLGDEPVLPMTLVHARTIGLMVMEDQGQLDHKIVCVLTSDPEYSHLNDIHELPIHKLRVIRRFFEDYKALEHKKVVVEDFLPSKEAFPIIEESLQRYRNWKIETGK
- a CDS encoding MerR family transcriptional regulator: MSQKTINRPLTIGKVANMAGVGVETIRFYERKGLLPKPARSLTGYRLYDQNALKTISFIKRAKELGLSLNEIKELLFLPKEGSCQRVLQKVMLKIEDLEKRIKDLRRIKESLETLANSCQKNRNEEPCPILSALEDHET
- the merA gene encoding mercury(II) reductase, yielding MKSNVLLQIEGMKCEDCATHLKRALQKLQGIERVLITDWRSKRASLVTTQQWNEQEVLQTIEALGYQGTVIERMPIGMDSEERSKDYDLLIVGGGSAAFAAAIKASELGAKVGIVESGVIGGTCVNVGCVPSKFLIRAAEVYTMARNPRFAGLGSCNMPLDWAELIDQKEKLVSLLRMQKYIHLLDVYPNISLIEGKARLRAGIQLIVNNKTYTSRKILLATGSSPSIPPIPGLKETGFLDSTTALSVKTLPSSLAVIGGGAIGLELGQMFARFGVRVHIIEALPSIAMSEEPEIREQLSLYLKEERIELFTNSQVRYVEKTGENGCFISIQNGEKEIGLRVEKILVTTGRSPNTAELGLEEVGVKKGSRGEILVDSFLRTTNPDIYAAGDCAGLPQFVYVSAFTGGIAAENAINGAKRSIDFSSLPRVTFTDPQIASVGLTEAQAKKEGLNVITSIFPVKEVPKAIISLDTRGLIKLVSETNTGKLVGAHVLAAAAGDFIQEAVLAIRHGLTIQDIVDAFHPYLTMSEAIKLAALSFKKDVGHLSCCAS
- the nifB gene encoding nitrogenase cofactor biosynthesis protein NifB, which gives rise to MTAALTQTPKAKNFQRLKSLGLSVTSTIQHQGCGSKGGSGKSSCGSGAGAGDLPEEIWEKVKNHPCYSEEAHHYYARMHVAVAPACNIQCNYCNRKYDCANESRPGVVSERLTPEEAAKKVLAVASLIPQMTVLGIAGPGDPLANPDKTFKTFELVAKKAPDIKLCLSTNGLALPEYVKRIKDFNVDHVTITINMIDPEVGEKIYPWVFYKHKRYKGKEAAKILSERQLEGLEMLTAEKILCKINSVMIPGINDEHLIEVNKAVKSRGAFLHNIMPLISAPEHGTYFGLTGQRGPTAQELKALQDKCEGQMNMMRHCRQCRADAVGLLGEDRSSEFTKEKIASIEVNYDMETRNAYKMQVEQERQKRVAEREKELKEIAKENSELKILVAVATKGGGKINEHFGHAKEFQIYELSTKGSKFIGHRRVDLYCQGGYGEEDALETVIRAIRDCVAVFVAKIGSCPKEALEKAGIETVDRFAYEYIEKAALSYFKEYLSKVNAGLIHPTKKEDALIRQGALVTLN